Below is a window of Tistrella mobilis DNA.
GCCGAAACCCCGGCAATTCCGCCGCGTCGGGGGGTAAAACCCCGTGTCGCGGGCCGATGGCCGCCCGTGGCGCCCCTCATCGCCCGAGCGGTGTGCCGGCCGCCGGACGGGTGAAACCTCTCTGTGGCCGCATTTTTTTTGCCGGGGGCCAAAACCCCGAGTCCGGTGCCACCGCGCCGGCGCCGCCCGCAGCGCGGCAAAAAACCGCCCCCGCACGGGCCGATTCGGGGTTTCGGCCCCCGGGGGCCATGGCCCCCCCCGTCCGGCCCGCCGACCTGCCCCCCGCGGGAGTCGGGCAGGAATCCAAGGCTCCCGCGCAAGGCCATCGGGCCGGGATCTCATACCCCCGCCATCAGACGCCTGACCACCCCGTGCCGGGGCGTTTCAAATGCAGCGAAGACTCCAGGGGCCGAAACCCCGATTCCTCTGGGGGCCGAAACCCCGATGGTTATTTGCGGAAATCATGTATTCGGGGCTTGACAGACGCGGGAAGGCATCCGGACTCGGCTTGACTCCAGGCTTTCGGGTGCGTTTCTCTTGTTGCTGACCGGAGTTGGACCGGTTTTCTCATGCGCGCCGTGAGTCTTCAGGGATGCCCCGGCATCCGGATGATTCCACATCAGGACCGTGCGGCCGCATATCACTGACGGGAGATCTGCCGATCATGACCCCGAAATGAGATAGTCCCGTTTACGAAGCCGCTTTGGGCGACACCGCAAACGGGACCGACCTCGACTGACAGACTGGCTCTCGCCGCCCTATCAGCACCGTGACAAGTCTGATTCTAGGCGGAATAGCTGCTGTTTTCAAGCGCTGACAAGGCGTTGACGGTCTTCCTTTGCCTGTCGTCCGGATGTGACACCGCGGATCACCAGATCCGGCCGGGAGTGTTTTGTCGTGTCCGACATGTCTGAACCGACCCGCCTCGGCTGGCTGCACAGGGTGCAGCGAGGCCGGGAGACGGATGTTTACGGCCTGGCCCTTGCCGCCAGCCTGAGCGTGCTTGCCGATGACGACCATATCGTGCGGGCCAGCCTGCGCGAGCTGGCCGAAACCGCCCGCATCAGCCCCAAAACCGCCGGCGACCGGCTGCAACGCCTGGCCGAAGACGGCCTGCTGACGCTGGTCGAAACCGGCGCCACCGGCGGCCATCAGCCGCGGCGCTTCTATCGGCTCGCCATGGCCGCGGGACTGGCGGCCGCCCGCGGGGTATCATGCCCCCACCCGCCTGCAACAACGCCGGCCGTGTCGGCGCCGAAGCCCACGGCACTGGCGGCAGATCCGGCGCCGATCGTCGATCCGATGATCCGCCTGGTCAGCCGCATTCAGCAGGCCGCCGCGGCCCCGGGCTGGAAGCGCGTCAAGGCCGCGGCCGCGGTGGCCGCCGCCGTGGAGACCGCCGGCCTTGCCGCCGTCGAGGCCTTTGCCGACCGTCTGGGCCAGGGCCCGAAGCGCCCGGCCTATGACATCGCGGTCGCGCTCTCGCAGCTGGCCGAGCC
It encodes the following:
- a CDS encoding winged helix-turn-helix domain-containing protein — translated: MSEPTRLGWLHRVQRGRETDVYGLALAASLSVLADDDHIVRASLRELAETARISPKTAGDRLQRLAEDGLLTLVETGATGGHQPRRFYRLAMAAGLAAARGVSCPHPPATTPAVSAPKPTALAADPAPIVDPMIRLVSRIQQAAAAPGWKRVKAAAAVAAAVETAGLAAVEAFADRLGQGPKRPAYDIAVALSQLAEPGSATAPQTPADTCAPGGEAEAEAAPPAPPAPPAPPAPSAPPLPAAYRAEAESLVVLAGLDPARRRTLDALVTASGRPAPCWGLRDATVTAIGRALAEADAGRLTIPAAAATLRHDLRPRPACQATLAPIGLTRNRTLPSRPYPDPDPEPDWMKLAGMTGPIRGRPAIEGWIPG